In Eubacteriales bacterium mix99, the DNA window GGTGATCGATCAGGCGCATCCTGCCCTGGATAAACTGTTTCATTACAGCATTCCGCCGACCCTTGCCAACAAAGTCGAAGTCGGCCTGAGGGTTCAGGTCTCTTTCGGCCGCAGTATCCTCCAGGGGTATATTTTGTCGCTGGACGAAAAAGCCGATATCCCGGAGGAAAAAATCAAGCCTCTGAAAAAGTTGATGGATCCCCATCCTGTTTTGGGAAAAAGCATGATACCCCTGATTTACTGGATGAAAGAGGAGTATCACTGTATGTTGATCGAAGCGATCCGCTGCTGCATCCCTCCCGGTATCCGGGGGAATGTAAAGGGGAAGACACAGCAGGTGGTTTATCTGACCGATACAGATTCCCTGAAGGAGTGGATTTCCTCCGTGGAGAACCGTTCCCCCAAAATGGCCGGTATTCTGCGGGCCCTGGAGCATAGAGACGGGATGCCGACAGGGGAGCTGCTGGAGTTGACCGGTGCATCCCGGTCCAGTATTCACTCCCTTCGGAAAAGGGGATATATCCGGATCCGGGAAGAAGAGACCTATCGGAATCCATGGCAGGCAGAGGAGATTTCCACCGTCCCGCCCATACTCAACGAAGAGCAGAAAAAAGCAATGCAGGCGATTTTGGTGCGCATTCGTGTCGGACACGGAACCTTGCTGTTGCATGGTGTAACAGGCAGCGGCAAGACCGAGGTCTATATGAAGGCAGCGGATCTTGTCCTGAAGCAGGGGAAACAGGTCATTGTTCTTGTACCGGAGATTTCCCTGACGCCCCAGACGGTGGGACGCTTCAAGGGGCGTTTTGGGGACAATGTCGCCGTTCTCCACAGCGGCCTGTCCCTTGGAGAGCGTTATGATGAATGGAGAAGAATCCGGAATAATGAGGTGCAGATTGTCGTTGGAGCCAGATCTGCCGTGTTTGCTCCCATGGAGCATCTTGGGATGATCATCATTGACGAAGCCCATGAAGACAGCTATAAGTCCGAAGTGAGGCCGCGATACCATGCGCGGGATGTTGCAGCCAGGCGCTGTGAGACGGAAGGCGCTGTCCTGGTTCTGGGAAGTGCCACGCCGGCACTGGAGGATTATACCAGGGCATTGCGCGGAGAATATCAACTAGTGGAAATGAACGAGCGGGTGGATCATCGGGTGCTCCCGCCGGTTGATATCATTGATATGCGCCGGGAACTGGAGCTGGGCAACCGCAGTATTTTCAGCCAGGAAATGTATCGTTCCCTTTGCGATACCCTTCGCCGCGGCGAACAGGCAATCCTTCTGATTAACCGGCGGGGGTATGCACAGTTTGTTTCCTGCAGAAGCTGCGGCGCTGTCATTAAATGCAGGAATTGCGATGTTTCCCTGACCTATCATGCAAAGGAGCGAATGCTGAAATGCCATTACTGCGGTCACCAGGAACCTTATCCGAGAAAATGTCCGGAATGCGGCAGCCGCTATATCAAGAACTTCGGTCTGGGGACGCAAAAGGTGGAGGCGGAGCTGGGAAAGCTTTTCCCATCCGCAGGTTTGCTTCGGATGGACATGGATACCACCAGCCGGAAAGGAGCTCATCACCGGATTCTGGATGCTTTCGGGAAAGGGGATTATGATATTCTGCTGGGAACCCAGATGGTTGCGAAAGGGCTGGATTTTCCCAATGTAACTCTGGTTGGGGTATTGGCAGCGGATGCTTCCCTGAACCTTCCCGATTACCGAAGCTGTGAAAAAACTTTTCAATTGATTACCCAGGTAGCCGGGCGGACAGGAAGGGGCAGAAAGCCGGGACATGTGGTGGTCCAGTCCTACCAACCGGAACATTATGCCATCGAATATGCTTCGCATCATGATTATGAGGGATTTTACCGGAAAGAGATTGACATCCGGCGACAATTTGATTATCCTCCTTTTTCCCATATTATTCGCGTTCTGATCACCGGGGAAAAAGAAAGGGAATTGGCACAATTCTCAAATAATATGGTAGAATGGATAAGGAAGCATATTGGCAGGGATATGCTTTTGAAGAGAGGGTTGCTGGATCTGGGTGCCTATCCCGCTCCGATTGAGAGAATCAACAATAAATACCGGTGGCAGGTTCTGGTTCGGATCCGGACGCAGCAGGAATTCCAGGATCGTTATCATATTCTGGCAGGGGGACTGTTGAAAACGTTCTATCCGACCCAATTCTCCATTACCCTGGATTTCAACCCCCTCAGCCTAATATAGAAAAGAGTGATATAGTATGGCCTTAAGGAAGATTCGGAATTACCGGAAAGA includes these proteins:
- the priA gene encoding primosomal protein N', translated to MENRKYAGVVIDQAHPALDKLFHYSIPPTLANKVEVGLRVQVSFGRSILQGYILSLDEKADIPEEKIKPLKKLMDPHPVLGKSMIPLIYWMKEEYHCMLIEAIRCCIPPGIRGNVKGKTQQVVYLTDTDSLKEWISSVENRSPKMAGILRALEHRDGMPTGELLELTGASRSSIHSLRKRGYIRIREEETYRNPWQAEEISTVPPILNEEQKKAMQAILVRIRVGHGTLLLHGVTGSGKTEVYMKAADLVLKQGKQVIVLVPEISLTPQTVGRFKGRFGDNVAVLHSGLSLGERYDEWRRIRNNEVQIVVGARSAVFAPMEHLGMIIIDEAHEDSYKSEVRPRYHARDVAARRCETEGAVLVLGSATPALEDYTRALRGEYQLVEMNERVDHRVLPPVDIIDMRRELELGNRSIFSQEMYRSLCDTLRRGEQAILLINRRGYAQFVSCRSCGAVIKCRNCDVSLTYHAKERMLKCHYCGHQEPYPRKCPECGSRYIKNFGLGTQKVEAELGKLFPSAGLLRMDMDTTSRKGAHHRILDAFGKGDYDILLGTQMVAKGLDFPNVTLVGVLAADASLNLPDYRSCEKTFQLITQVAGRTGRGRKPGHVVVQSYQPEHYAIEYASHHDYEGFYRKEIDIRRQFDYPPFSHIIRVLITGEKERELAQFSNNMVEWIRKHIGRDMLLKRGLLDLGAYPAPIERINNKYRWQVLVRIRTQQEFQDRYHILAGGLLKTFYPTQFSITLDFNPLSLI